caaaggtaccggacactccactacgagccggagcgggcggtggtcatcattgcagcgtgtgctgcgttgcacaacatctgtcttgaagaagccctggctgcagacaaagacgacactactgatgatcctgacaacaatgggccacctctgcttgccgggtacttggcggggacagaatcccgcatgacctacctgcgtggtagagcaatgcgagaccgtatcattggcacaacccgtccgcagaggcaagcacacctgcagatggtgcggcgacagcagcagcggcagcagcaccaccggcagtaagccctacaccatctggcagctgtggctgcaatgactcaccgtgctggcgtggcgagtcgtcgcagccactcttgctacgggcagtgccattgccctgtgttagtgcgtgagcccgtgtgatatgatgcccttggccactggtagccacattccagcatttgtaaattacttttttcttacgtgtgcttgaaagcctccagtggcaagatatgaagtgcacgcaccaactgctgctccaacGACAGTGGTCCCccagtatgcctttcagtgcatcagcaagcttgccgcacaactactgcactttctccttctcaagtcaaaATACACGCCGagacagctcgtccaacaagtgaaatgcatcctcgtacaccgtctttcgccgttgcttacgtcgatcTGTCCACTTAGACAAACAGTTGCTTGCAgtcactatgtgtttgatgaatttgcacgaggaaaaagtgtggtgtggagactgctaggcaccagtaaagtgtttgtttttgcaccacgtttattcattggtcacaataatttttttcgccacagctgttcataccgGTTTCCCaaatgtaacacacagcagggaaacaaaagcatgcagcatcaacagtgatttgcatatgccttgtcgagtgctgcgcagagattgcacaacaacagttgtatcttacactgtggccaaacgggcgagttggctgtacatttttaaggcgaacagtgcgaaagacatagtcGGAGAgtagaggaaacacaggatgagcgctcgtcctatgttttctttgctttccgtctaagtcttacgcgctgtttgcctttaagaaaaagcttcatcttgactgccagcttgaatgctaataatcacaggtttggcatgttgtgcatacttgtaggcccgatgtaggcctggtttgcactttgctgtaacacattacataactggtggaatgcgcagcaagtgctacacaaaacattgctcttcgtagattttactggactaaaaaaccatgttacgtgtacaagacacacgagtatcacaaacgatgatgccaacatggctgcgtctgaagttgtaaagggacccacaaacgagagccattaacattgttgcatcatacctttaaaggcggagctcaagcgtctcccaattttttttgcctgcattcaacaccagttcagaagtgacttgggacgaatgctggcaagcctcatttttcctcgggtctattgaggatagaacatgttacaatgcacacaatggacactgtacggaaaagcaggaaaagtaatgcgaaaaaaaaacgactcaggaacatgtgAACAAATTTAACaggcacaaaatcgaagtgttcaaaatgtATCCAGAAtacccatattatgatgcccttcataactacagtaACTTCAGAACAATTTTGttccacatattgcacttgcccaaatattgcaatgaaagaaaacaagcactagaaattgcaccttgtgcacctgccacagctgcaggtaaacatttgaaaggaatggaaaataaaagagtatagaaggcttccacacctggcagaacttaaattacataactggaagaacataaacagtgtgaagca
The Amblyomma americanum isolate KBUSLIRL-KWMA chromosome 3, ASM5285725v1, whole genome shotgun sequence genome window above contains:
- the LOC144122989 gene encoding uncharacterized protein LOC144122989 isoform X1 gives rise to the protein MRCVVERCVGVPKSRFRCLQRYRTLHYEPERAVVIIAACAALHNICLEEALAADKDDTTDDPDNNGPPLLAGYLAGTESRMTYLRGRAMRDRIIGTTRPQRQAHLQMVRRQQQRQQHHRQ